One genomic segment of Passer domesticus isolate bPasDom1 chromosome 21, bPasDom1.hap1, whole genome shotgun sequence includes these proteins:
- the MKNK2 gene encoding MAP kinase-interacting serine/threonine-protein kinase 2 codes for MVQKKSEIPGFHRSFKGQNPFDLEFDQSNHLEPVFNFECPPRPDMPSSQPIDIPDAKKRNKKKKRCRATDSFSGRFEDVYQLQEEVLGEGAHARVQSCVNLITNKEYAVKIIEKRLGHIRSRVFREVEMLYQCQGHRNVLELIEFFEEEERFYLVFEKMRGGSILTHIHRRRHFNELEASVVVQDIASALHFLHNKGIAHRDLKPENILCESPDQVSPVKICDFDLGSGIKLNGDCSPISTPELLTPCGSAEYMAPEVVEAFNEEASIYDKRCDLWSLGVILYIMLSGYPPFVGHCGSDCGWDRGEACHTCQNMLFESIQEGKYEFPDKDWAHISFGAKDLISKLLVRDAKKRLSAAQVLEHPWVQGCAPDNTLPTPIILQRNSSAKELTSFAAEAIAVNRQLTRHDEDEEEEAEEEARPIIIKATSRAMQLSPPSESKLAKRRQKSSLAKAVASGQHLVAPLVLVADQA; via the exons GGGCAAAACCCTTTCGACCTGGAGTTCGACCAGTCCAACCACCTGGAGCCCGTCTTCAACTTCGAGTGCCCGCCCCGTCCCG ACATGCCTTCAAGTCAACCCATCGACATCCCTGATGCCAAGAAAAGGAACAAGAAGAAGAAGCGCTGCAGAGCCACCGACAGCTTCTCCGGCAGGTTCGAAG ATGTTtaccagctgcaggaggaggtgctGGGAGAAGGGGCCCACGCCAGAGTCCAGTCCTGCGTGAACCTCATCACCAACAAGGAGTACGCGGTGAAG ATCATAGAGAAGCGCCTGGGACACATCCGGAGCAGGGTTTTCCGGGAGGTGGAGATGCTCTATCAGTGCCAGGGACACAG AAACGTCCTGGAGCTGATTGAGTTCTTcgaggaggaggagaggtttTACCTGGTGTTTGAGAAGATGAGGGGAG GCTCCATCCTGACCCACATCCACCGGAGACGCCACTTCAACGAGCTGGAGGCCAGCGTGGTGGTGCAGGATATCGCCAGCGCCCTGCACTTCCTGCACAACAAAG GGATTGCACACAGGGATCTGAAACCAGAAAATATCCTGTGTGAGAGCCCAGaccag gtCTCCCCAGTGAAGATTTGTGACTTTGACCTGGGAAGTGGCATCAAACTGAACGGCGACTGCTCCCCCATCTCCACTCCGGAGCTGCTCACCCCG TGTGGCTCAGCCGAGTACATGGCCCCAGAGGTGGTGGAAGCCTTCAATGAGGAGGCCTCAATCTACGACAAGCGCTGTGACCTGTGGAGCCTGGGTGTCATCCTGTACATCATGCTGAGTGGGTACCCCCCCTTTGTGGGCCACTGCGGCTCTGACTGCGGCTGGGACCGGGGTGAGGCGTGCCACACCTGCCAG AACATGCTCTTTGAGAGCATCCAGGAGGGGAAGTACGAGTTTCCTGACAAGGACTGGGCGCACATCTCCTTTGGAGCCAAAGACCTCATTTCCAAGCTGCTGGTGAGAGATGCCAAGAAGCGGCTCAGCGCAGCCCAGGTCCTGGAGCACCCCTGGGTGCAGGGG TGTGCCCCGGACAACACCCTGCCAACCCCCATCATCCTGCAGAG gaacagcagtgCCAAAGAGCTCACCTCCTTTGCTGCTGAGGCCATCGCTGTCAACCGCCAGCTGACACGGCATGATGAGGACGAGGAGGAAGAGGCGGAGGAGGAAGCACGACCCATCATCATCAAAGCTACCTCACGGGCCATGCAGCTCTCCCCCCCCTCTGAGTCCAAGCTGGCCAAGCGGCGGCAGAAGAGCAGCCTGGCCAAGGCAGTGGCCTCTGGGCAGCACCTGGTGGCCCCGCTGGTCCTGGTGGCCGACCAAGCCTGA